The segment GAAGCAGGATCGACCCAGAATTCTTCTGGATCATAAGTGCTTTCATATTTCAGTTTTCCAGATTTGGTATATGATCTAACCTTTCCATCTTTCACTTCAGTTTTCACCACAGGATCGTGATCAGCCGACTTCGCCGGCATAGTAGCTTTATGCTGATTGTATGCCTCCTCCGGCATATTCATCTCCCCGTCTCCTTCAAGAAACTCGGTAATCGATGTCATGTAACCTTCTTCATCGTAGGCTATTATTTCTCTTGTCTTCTCATAGTCGACAAGTAATTCACCGCCATTAGATTGACTCTTGTTCAGCCCTGCACTTATTCCTTGTGGCCATAACCTGGAATAGGTGATCTCGGTTTGATCATAGACTTCCGCATATTTAACGTTAATATTCAATCCTTCAATTGTTTGTCCCTGCTGAGAGGCTTCCTCAAAAGGACTATTAACCTGCTTACATGCATACGTAAGTACAATACTTGTCACGAACAGCACCACCAACATTCGTAACTGTTTAGTTGAGTTTAGATGTGTTTTCATTGTATTTTTGCTTTGCAGTTAATTCCATCAAGTAATTGATGGAGTTTTTGTTTACGGTGAGGGGTGGGGTCCAATCCCGCCCCTCACTATTATTTATGGATTATTCCATATGCTCTTTGTTTATTTTTAAATTCATTTAATAAGCATCATTCTTCCTGTGAATTTTTTAGTCACATTGCTTCTCTCTCTTTTTAATACAGCCTGAACAAAGTATACTCCGCTAGCCAGACCATTCAGAGTAATTTTCTGAGAATGACTTCCTGCCTCAAATACCCTTAAAGGCACACTCTTCACTTTCCTTCCCAATACATCAGTCACTTCCCAGCCCACGATTGCTTTCTCAATCAGAGTAAAAGGAACATTGGTAGTTGGGTTAAATGGGTTAGGATAGTTATTACCCAGAATAAACCCATTTGGGATATCTATACTCCATTCCATCTCATCCCGATATGTAGTTTTACCGTCCTGAGATTTATAACTATTTATAAAGGTGTACTGGCCATCGACCATAACCGGAAATTCAAATACTGCTTCATCCGTTGTTAGAGCTGTTAGGTCTCCTGCTCTAAAGCTTCCATCTGGCATATGGGCAACCATTTTAATTGAGGTCGTATCAAAATGAAATACTGGTTGTACGTATATCTTTACATTATCAAAGCTATACTCAACGTCATTAATAGAGGAAATCTCTTGAATCTTTACTTCAGGGAGAACCACTCCCACTTCAATTGCCGGGTTCCAATTGTTTAGAGATTTTCCACCGATCTCATGATTTGATAATGACTCCCATCCATATTGGAGGTCAGATTCTTTAGAATAAAAAGTGGCATTTTCATTTCCACGGTCAAGACCAAATGCTATAAAATTCTCATCATCTGAATCATTACTGAGAATGACCATAAGTGTATCCTGTACATCAGATAAATCATCATAAAGCTCAAAAAAGGAGAAAGCCTCTTCAACCAATCTACCTGCCTCTCTCTTAACCTCAATGTTTACAGGCTTTGTTATTGGCTTGTCTGGCTTATCTCCTTTTACATTGTAAATGAGTATTTCAAAATCCCTCTCTGTGTCTCCATCAACTCCTGACCCTTCAAGCTCCGATTTAAATAGTGTCCAAAGCTTTATCTGTTTAAGCCAATAAGTAGATTCTTCCGGCGGGATGATTACAGCAAGCTTTTCATTAATACCATCCAACATCAAATAAGAAGCGTTTTGGAAAAATATATCAGGAGTGAAGTCTCCATAACTCCATTGCAGTTCTATTCCAGAAAGTGAGCCATCCCCGAGAAGACTAAAAGATGAAATATCAGAAGATTGTTCCTCTCCAAAATTAGAAACAATGATATCTATACTACCAAATTCAGCATCCGTGGATTCAACCTTAATAGAAGATGATCTGAGTTTCTTAACCTCTTTCTCATCTGTTCCGGGGTAACTGGAAATTGAACTAAGCCATACATTATTCTGAAATTCTTGTCCGGTACTAAAATCAAGTTTTTTAGCTAATGAATAGTGTAATGGTAAGTTCACTAATTGAGGCAATTGACCACTTAATACACCTGGCAAAGTTTGAAATTTGATTGCAGTTTCTAAAAACTGATTTTGTCTTAACTCATGTTTATAACCAAGCGTCGGGTTTTGATTATTGTCATTAAGAAGTAATGCTAACCCCCAATTTTGAAATACTTCCTCAAATACAAGTTCAGACTCAGCTTCTATTACACTTTGGTACCCTTTGATTCCTACTTCTTGGTTCTGAACAAACTCCTTCAGGCTTAGAGCTCCTAATTGTTCAATCAGATAATGCGTCCATAAAGATGCCCTTGAGTAATCTGGTAACGGGTTATCATAGTTCCAACTTGTAAGCTTTCTGTAGGGACTTTTTTGAAAGGCGTCCGTTGATCTTGGTTCAAATCCACAAATGATTTCAACTGCTTCCGAATACCCTTCATTTACAAATACCAATTCAGGAGTATTTCCTTCATACCCTGCATGTATTAGATGTTGGCTCTCATGTGCAAATGTTGATAATGCCCTTTCTAAATAAATTTCACCGTCATACAATAGAGTTGGAAACAGGTCTAAATATACGATGTCCCTAAAATTCGAGTATTCAAACTCGAATAAATTAACCGGATCAAAAAACCCGGCTACATAACTACCTGTCTGTTGGAATTCGTCATGTATATCCAGTAACAGTACATCCAACTCTCCGTCACCGTCAACATTAGGGAACTCTCCCACGTATTCCTCTAATATCTCTATTATGCCTTTTGAAGAATCAACTGAAAGTCTTGGTGTTCCTTCATGCAAATAGGAATCAAAGCCATTGAGGATTTTTTCCAAATCGTTTGATTTGCTAAGCGCATCATTCGCAGACTTCTCTATCCATAAACTAATCCCATTTCTATTATAGGTCTTAACAAAGATCTCTGAATACCATTTTTGACCCGATAACGATAATAAGTCCCGAACGAAAAAGCTTTTCTCCTCACCAATTCCATATGTATATCTTCTGCTCTTTTGCTTGGTAAGCTTTTGCTTTGCCCTATAAAACTTACTCCTAATATCTTGATAGTAACTATCAGCAATAAACTTAGATGTGATTTCTACTTTGTTAAAATCAGTGTGGCCATAGTCATGCCTTACCTCTTTCACATTACCCTTAAAATCTACCGCTTGTGCAACAACATTTATTTTTAAAGTAATATGAAGAGAAACGATTACAATAAGCCCTATTATATGCTTCCTTCTCTTCCCCATTTCTCTGACCAACTAATTGTGGTGTACAGGTAAGACCCCTAAAAAACTATTTTTACTTACCCCATTGTACCCAAGAGGAACCTGCTTCTCATTTGTTACACTTATTTTGAAATTTTTTTATTTCCCGTTTAAAACTCCTAAACGCATAAGCATAAAAACGATACCTGCTATTGAAGGAAAGTGAGTTTTTCTCATTCCTTTTTCGGCATTTTTGCTAAATGTATACTATCTTTTCGACCTCACATCTTTAGGGTGTGACCGGAGTATTGGTCAATCTATTTAGAACTGTTTTAAATAGATGACATTCTGTCCTTTTTATTCAATTTAGAATGAAAAAATTGATAGATTTGCCCGGCCTAAGAACGGGAGCAATCCTGCTCTATACGTAAACTTAAATCAGCAATCTTTATGGCGCAGATTTTCCCCAAGTGGACAAATCAGGTTCCCCGAAAAATTTTAATTGGATTAATCGTGGTACTGAACGCAATCATTTTTGGTGTTTGGTACTTCTTCTCTCCTGAATACACTGACGTTGGCTACGCTCCGGAACAACCCGTTCCTTATAGTCACAAATTACATGTGGATCAGCTTGGCCTCGACTGCCAGTACTGCCACACCAGTGTTTGGGATTCCAAGCAGGCTAACATTCCTGCCACACAAACCTGTATGAATTGTCACAATCAAATTAAGACCGACAGCGATAAGCTGGCGCTGGTTCGTGAGAGCTGGGAAACCGGAAAAGCTATTGAATGGGTTCGCGTGCACAACCTGCCTGATTATGCTTATTTCAATCACTCTGCCCATACTAATGTGGGCGTAGGCTGTGAAAGCTGCCACGGAAGAATTGATAAAATGGAAGTTGTTTACCAGACCGAGCCGCTTAGCATGGGCTGGTGCCTGGATTGCCACCGTGAGCCGGAAAAGTATGTACGTCCCGTTGATGAAGTTACAACCATGGGTTACCAGGTTGAAAACCAGTTAGAAATTGGCCGTGAGCTGGTAGATAAAAAGAATATTCATGCTCCAACTTATTGCCAGGGTTGCCATTACTAATGAATGATTTAGAATCTACAGATCGACAGATGAGTGAAGAAGTGAAAGAAACTACGTATTGGAAGAGTTTAAACGAACTAGCCAATAATAAGGAATACCAGAAATTTGCCGAGCGCGAGTTTCCTGAGAACGCCACCGAACTTTCGGATGGTGTATCACGTCGTGGATTTTTACGTGTTATGGGAGCTTCCGTAGCTCTGGCCGGGCTCGCCGCTTGCCGCCGACCGGTTCAAAAAATCCTTCCTTATTCCAAGCAGCCTGAAGATGTAGTTCCCGGCGTACCTTTATATTATGCAACAGCAATGCCTGTTCAGGGCAACCTGGTTGGTTTGATTGCTGAAAATCATGAAGGCCGGCCTACCAAGCTTGAAGGTAACGACATGCATCCTGCCAGCCGTGGCGGAACCAGTATTTTCAATCAGGCAGCCATTCTTGGGCTGTACGATCCTGATCGATCACGATCACCTTTACAAAATGGCGAGAAAGCAACCAAAGCTGACTTTGAAGCCTTCGCCAACTCTCATTTTGCGAATACCGGTCAGCGTATCGCTTTCATTTCTGAAGCAAATTCCTCTCCTACTTACAACAATATTAAGGAGCAGGCCCTTTCGAAATTCAATAATGCAACCTGGGTTACTTACGAGCCATTTGGCGAAGACAATGTATTAGAAGGTAACCGAATTGCTTTTGGCGGACGACTGAGAACCCATTACAATTTTGAGAATGCGGATGTCATCGTTTCTTTGAATGATGATTTCATGAGTTCAACGCATCCAAACAGTGTTGAATACGCCAAACAAGTTTCTTCCCGAAGAAAGGTGACCGATACAGACGGTGAAATGAACCGTATTTATTCGGTGGAAGATTCTTTCTCACTCACCGGTTCTTATGCCGATCACCGACTGAGAGTTAAAGCCAGCCAAATAGAAGCCTTTACTTATGCGCTGGCTGCTGCACTTTCTACCCGAGTTAATGGATTGAGTGCTTTCAGCGGTTACTCCAACGAATTTTCTGATCACAAGTGGATTACAGCTCTTGCTGATGACTTGGC is part of the Gracilimonas sediminicola genome and harbors:
- a CDS encoding cytochrome c3 family protein — protein: MAQIFPKWTNQVPRKILIGLIVVLNAIIFGVWYFFSPEYTDVGYAPEQPVPYSHKLHVDQLGLDCQYCHTSVWDSKQANIPATQTCMNCHNQIKTDSDKLALVRESWETGKAIEWVRVHNLPDYAYFNHSAHTNVGVGCESCHGRIDKMEVVYQTEPLSMGWCLDCHREPEKYVRPVDEVTTMGYQVENQLEIGRELVDKKNIHAPTYCQGCHY
- a CDS encoding T9SS type A sorting domain-containing protein; translated protein: MGKRRKHIIGLIVIVSLHITLKINVVAQAVDFKGNVKEVRHDYGHTDFNKVEITSKFIADSYYQDIRSKFYRAKQKLTKQKSRRYTYGIGEEKSFFVRDLLSLSGQKWYSEIFVKTYNRNGISLWIEKSANDALSKSNDLEKILNGFDSYLHEGTPRLSVDSSKGIIEILEEYVGEFPNVDGDGELDVLLLDIHDEFQQTGSYVAGFFDPVNLFEFEYSNFRDIVYLDLFPTLLYDGEIYLERALSTFAHESQHLIHAGYEGNTPELVFVNEGYSEAVEIICGFEPRSTDAFQKSPYRKLTSWNYDNPLPDYSRASLWTHYLIEQLGALSLKEFVQNQEVGIKGYQSVIEAESELVFEEVFQNWGLALLLNDNNQNPTLGYKHELRQNQFLETAIKFQTLPGVLSGQLPQLVNLPLHYSLAKKLDFSTGQEFQNNVWLSSISSYPGTDEKEVKKLRSSSIKVESTDAEFGSIDIIVSNFGEEQSSDISSFSLLGDGSLSGIELQWSYGDFTPDIFFQNASYLMLDGINEKLAVIIPPEESTYWLKQIKLWTLFKSELEGSGVDGDTERDFEILIYNVKGDKPDKPITKPVNIEVKREAGRLVEEAFSFFELYDDLSDVQDTLMVILSNDSDDENFIAFGLDRGNENATFYSKESDLQYGWESLSNHEIGGKSLNNWNPAIEVGVVLPEVKIQEISSINDVEYSFDNVKIYVQPVFHFDTTSIKMVAHMPDGSFRAGDLTALTTDEAVFEFPVMVDGQYTFINSYKSQDGKTTYRDEMEWSIDIPNGFILGNNYPNPFNPTTNVPFTLIEKAIVGWEVTDVLGRKVKSVPLRVFEAGSHSQKITLNGLASGVYFVQAVLKRERSNVTKKFTGRMMLIK